From the genome of Danio aesculapii chromosome 16, fDanAes4.1, whole genome shotgun sequence, one region includes:
- the sbk3 gene encoding LOW QUALITY PROTEIN: uncharacterized serine/threonine-protein kinase SBK3 (The sequence of the model RefSeq protein was modified relative to this genomic sequence to represent the inferred CDS: inserted 1 base in 1 codon; deleted 2 bases in 2 codons; substituted 1 base at 1 genomic stop codon) — protein MTTAPGELDELCFLTAQSMTHWXTSEHFKLIKNGRGFLRQVMLAMHQRRGTPNGPTKFFPRRSTLLQAFLREYNLSVCFCTHPSSDPGRWAIFYYTPSHYVFAQEAGLYGDLYNVIVSEAGVSEDCTQRVMSQLSGAVSHLHSLGFVHRDIKPENIFLCDRSCRWVKTGRLRLARPQGTEVRAVWYNSPFCVPEVEPAKTLSETEDDIWMTVEPSLDTWALGILIYCLLTSCFPWEESTSDDPSYCKYIDWFNRVGQRDEGEVEVAAQFDSLSSLVLELLRKLLNPEPRLRPXPDEILSYLGGSWLLKTEKEEKRREQEARVEAKKMLDRGGVEEEKEFLGRRER, from the exons ATGACT ACTGCACCTGGCGAGCTGGATGAGCTGTGCTTCCTCACAGCTCAATCCATGACACACTGGTGAACATCAGAGCACTTCAAACTCATCAAAAACGGGAGAGGGTTCTTACGGCAAGTGATGCTGGCCATGCATCAAAGGAGAG GAACCCCCAATGGCCCTACAAAGTTCTTCCCGCGGCGCTCCACT CTCCTTCAGGCATTTCTGCGTGAATATAACCTGTCGGTG TGCTTCTGCACGCACCCATCGTCTGACCCCGGGCGCTGGGCAATCTTCTACTATACTCCCTCTCACTACGTCTTCGCCCAGGAGGCTGGTCTTTATGGTGACCTCTATAATGTCATCGTCTCAGAG gctGGTGTGAGTGAGGACTGTACCCAGCGAGTGATGTCTCAGCTGAGCGGTGCCGTCTCTCACCTGCACTCACTGGGCTTCGTCCACCGCGACATCAAGCCTGAGAACATCTTTCTATGCGACCGCTCCTGCCGCTGGGTCAAAACTGGGCGACTTCGCTTGGCGCGACCACAAGGCACAGAGGTGCGTGCTGTCTGGTACAACTCCCCCTTTTGTGTGCCCGAGGTGGAGCCCGCCAAGACACTCAGCGAGACAGAAGACGACATCTGGATGACCGTGGAACCCAGTCTGGACACCTGGGCTTTAGGGATTCTTATTTACTGCCTGCTGACCAGCTGCTTCCCTTGGGAGGAGAGCACTTCTGATGACCCATCCTACTGTAAATACATAGACTGGTTCAATCGGGTCGGTCAGAGAGATGAGGGTGAAGTAGAAGTGGCTGCTCAGTTTGACTCTTTGAGCTCACTGGTGCTCGAGCTGCTAAGGAAGCTGCTCAACCCAGAGCCCAGGCTTCGTC GGCCTGACGAGATACTGTCTTACCTTGGAGGATCCTGGCTATTGAAGACGGAGAAAGAGGAAAAGCGGAGAGAGCAGGAAGCCCGTGTGGAAGCTAAGAAGATGCTGGACAGAGGAGGAGTGGAAGAGGAGAAAGAGTTCCTGGGACGGAGAGAGAGATGA